GATTCCTTCGGTGCGCGACCTGGCGCGCGACCTGCGGGTCAACCCCAACACGGTCGCCAAGGTCTTCCAGCGCCTCGGCGAGGCCGGAGTCCTCGAGATGCGTCGGGGCGAAGGCACCTACGTCGCCCAGAACCCCCCGCTTCCCACCGCGGCCGAGCGCCAGGCCCGTCTCGCCGACGCCGCCTCCCGCTTCGCCATCACTGCCTCCGGTCTGGGCTTCGATGCCAAGCCGGCGGCGGTCGCTCTCTTCGAAGCCTTCCTCGCGCTCGAGTCCCAGGAGAAGAAATCGTGAAGATCCTGATTCGCGACGTCACGCTGCGCTACGGTCGCACGAC
This portion of the Thermoanaerobaculia bacterium genome encodes:
- a CDS encoding GntR family transcriptional regulator, producing the protein MLHLPLTIDTSDPRPIGRQIEEGLLQLVTSATLVPGEPIPSVRDLARDLRVNPNTVAKVFQRLGEAGVLEMRRGEGTYVAQNPPLPTAAERQARLADAASRFAITASGLGFDAKPAAVALFEAFLALESQEKKS